The bacterium genome contains a region encoding:
- the mutY gene encoding A/G-specific adenine glycosylase: MIDRVEVAVLGVSINRLLLRWFQREGRDLPWRKNRSPYAVWVSEVMLQQTRVATVVPYFERWLQQYPDVNTLANATEQAVLKAWEGLGYYTRAKNLHRAAQILCEKYDGELPETEHELLKLPGLGKYTAAAVASFAFRQPSLVVDGNVARVLSRWLQIPVSYTEPEAQEIYRKVFATIAQEESKNLPQWNEAIMELGAMVCTPSSPDCKNCPMKKQCGAFRANTVSIFPPPRKKTEVPHFDIAVGILFDEQKILMGLRKRDGLLGGLWELPGGKCELNEFPETAVVREFREETGITVEVVDAVPVVKHGFTHFKITMYPFVLRRVGGVEQAHSAERLEWVTKNQITQMPLPKATKEVLRRIGWDNAAVRDNLFTKEQKT; this comes from the coding sequence GTGATCGATCGGGTAGAAGTTGCGGTTTTAGGTGTGTCGATCAATCGGTTACTACTACGGTGGTTCCAGCGGGAAGGTCGCGATTTACCCTGGCGAAAAAACCGGTCGCCATATGCGGTTTGGGTTAGTGAGGTGATGTTACAACAAACCCGGGTCGCCACGGTGGTTCCCTATTTTGAACGCTGGCTGCAACAGTATCCCGATGTTAACACCTTGGCGAACGCCACAGAACAAGCCGTATTGAAAGCGTGGGAAGGGTTGGGGTATTACACGCGGGCGAAAAATCTTCATCGGGCGGCTCAGATTCTTTGTGAGAAATATGACGGCGAACTACCGGAAACCGAACATGAGTTATTAAAACTGCCTGGCTTAGGCAAATACACTGCGGCGGCAGTTGCGTCATTTGCCTTTCGACAACCTTCCTTAGTCGTCGATGGCAATGTTGCGCGGGTGCTGTCGCGCTGGTTGCAAATTCCGGTCAGTTATACCGAACCGGAAGCGCAAGAGATTTATCGGAAAGTGTTCGCAACCATCGCCCAAGAGGAATCAAAAAATCTTCCGCAGTGGAATGAAGCGATCATGGAATTAGGCGCAATGGTTTGTACGCCAAGTTCACCCGATTGCAAAAACTGTCCAATGAAAAAACAGTGTGGCGCTTTTCGAGCAAACACTGTTTCAATTTTTCCACCGCCGCGAAAAAAAACGGAGGTTCCACATTTTGATATCGCAGTCGGTATTCTATTCGATGAGCAAAAAATACTGATGGGATTGCGAAAACGCGATGGATTACTTGGTGGTTTATGGGAGCTGCCGGGTGGCAAATGCGAACTTAACGAATTTCCGGAAACAGCGGTTGTCCGTGAATTCCGGGAAGAGACCGGTATCACGGTCGAAGTTGTCGATGCCGTGCCGGTTGTGAAGCACGGCTTCACCCATTTCAAAATAACGATGTACCCGTTCGTCCTCCGCCGGGTTGGCGGTGTCGAACAAGCCCATTCCGCGGAACGATTGGAGTGGGTAACGAAAAATCAAATCACTCAGATGCCGCTTCCGAAAGCGACGAAGGAAGTCCTTCGCCGTATTGGATGGGATAATGCTGCAGTACGAGATAACCTCTTTACGAAGGAGCAAAAAACATGA
- the nadA gene encoding quinolinate synthase NadA, with product MAEHTVTSEQELWEVVDEIEATPETLARIADAKIALGKRLLILGHHYQRDEIIAFADRTGDSYGLSAYAAKEREAEFIVFCGVHFMAETADILTSDSQAVILPDLSAGCSMADMATLSQVKRAFRQIKELCGEAPIPLTYMNSSADIKAFCGEQNGAVCTSSNAEAALKWAWLLGNRIIFLPDEHLGRNTAFKLGIPLEEMVVWDPLQPYGGVTKKQLMDAKIVLWRGYCSVHQRFLPNHIDYFREQFPDTKVIVHPECRFEVVQKADFAGSTDYIIKRIAKAAEEEKGSRWAIGTEHHLVGRLQKQYNGILHISNLAFTTCNCATMSRIDPVDLADSLEKLVQGEITNQIRVNDSVKKWSRVALDRMLTIATGS from the coding sequence ATGGCGGAACATACCGTTACCAGTGAACAGGAACTTTGGGAAGTGGTCGACGAAATCGAAGCGACCCCGGAGACGCTTGCCCGCATTGCCGATGCGAAAATTGCGTTAGGAAAGCGACTGCTGATTCTCGGCCACCATTACCAACGCGATGAAATCATCGCCTTTGCTGACCGAACTGGAGATAGCTATGGACTATCGGCGTATGCAGCAAAGGAACGTGAAGCTGAATTCATCGTTTTCTGCGGAGTTCACTTCATGGCGGAAACCGCAGATATCCTGACCAGCGACTCGCAAGCGGTTATCCTACCTGACCTTTCCGCCGGTTGCAGTATGGCGGATATGGCTACCCTCAGCCAAGTGAAACGGGCTTTCCGACAAATAAAAGAACTATGCGGCGAAGCGCCGATACCGTTAACATATATGAATTCCTCCGCCGATATCAAAGCGTTCTGCGGGGAACAAAACGGTGCGGTCTGTACGTCGTCAAATGCGGAAGCAGCATTGAAGTGGGCTTGGTTATTGGGTAACCGGATAATATTTTTACCCGATGAACATTTGGGTCGCAATACGGCATTCAAACTGGGAATTCCCTTAGAGGAGATGGTTGTATGGGATCCCTTGCAACCGTATGGCGGCGTAACAAAAAAACAACTTATGGACGCGAAGATTGTGTTATGGCGAGGCTATTGTTCCGTTCATCAACGGTTCCTACCTAACCATATCGACTACTTTCGCGAACAGTTTCCCGATACGAAAGTGATTGTACATCCGGAATGCCGCTTTGAAGTTGTTCAAAAAGCGGACTTTGCCGGTTCGACTGATTATATTATCAAACGCATCGCGAAAGCGGCGGAAGAAGAAAAAGGCTCACGTTGGGCGATTGGAACAGAGCATCATTTGGTGGGACGATTACAAAAACAATACAACGGTATTCTACACATATCCAATTTGGCATTTACTACCTGTAATTGCGCAACGATGTCAAGAATCGACCCGGTGGATCTTGCCGATTCGTTGGAAAAATTGGTACAAGGGGAAATAACTAATCAGATTCGTGTGAATGATTCTGTAAAAAAGTGGTCGCGGGTTGCACTCGACCGAATGTTAACCATTGCAACCGGCAGTTAG
- a CDS encoding MarR family transcriptional regulator, with product MAHDDNKVTTDQIDRLMSAFPVLMSAMHRYGASFARERELSVAQFKALLLLEHHGPLSMSELAHLLSISPSTASLTTERMVKHNLVKRRHDLPDKRMVRVHLSAAGAAYLTAHREHAREVFKQTLERLPNDDRKRYVDSWEFLVTTTQKVTEEYLAGERKRHGMKDSASQPAYDDED from the coding sequence ATGGCACACGATGATAATAAAGTGACAACCGATCAAATAGACCGTTTGATGTCGGCATTTCCTGTTCTCATGTCGGCGATGCACCGTTATGGCGCAAGCTTTGCACGGGAACGGGAACTTTCGGTTGCTCAATTTAAAGCATTGCTGTTACTTGAGCATCATGGTCCGTTGTCGATGAGTGAGTTAGCTCATCTTCTCAGTATTAGCCCCTCCACCGCTTCGTTAACAACTGAGCGGATGGTAAAACACAATTTGGTGAAACGTCGTCACGATCTGCCCGACAAGCGGATGGTTCGTGTACACCTTTCTGCTGCCGGCGCCGCTTATTTGACTGCCCATCGGGAACATGCCCGTGAAGTCTTTAAGCAAACCCTCGAACGGTTACCGAACGACGACCGAAAACGATATGTCGATTCTTGGGAATTCTTAGTAACAACTACCCAAAAAGTAACCGAAGAGTACTTGGCAGGCGAGCGCAAACGTCACGGAATGAAAGACAGCGCAAGCCAACCGGCGTATGACGACGAAGATTAA
- a CDS encoding NYN domain-containing protein: MMTYDPQTQNSTELIDRIIEQSTQTLELLTSDDHDQLKELLIAATNTVLNWRQKPLEFHRETVISEVTGLAYRLSNALYEESQWDACERLSFLSYQLAAAVDWRERALGALKLALLAGTSQQRLDDLDRLRSRVRQRIRRLLGVQASFDRLPSGIDLNRLADDIVWKIWDRLWLAQSDDDCRRTLLRKNLRFGWNYTFSHAGHPARTMFREQARSFLSGDIAGRIATGEIEAEWRDLFDEEMSAKISEWSITVDNDTVIAQIGGVAESLENRLTRGLERWLEWWRPLKTLREGDREAIDLFREAQQSLFEEDALPRAVDTFRAAFDLAPSDLGVKEWFAYSLILTQDYVSAERLLQQIIAARRQDFATIVNLAGIYVRTGRMQDAAELLCPVELFDRNLHRRPYVAAVMGLLLSLKRTEDLPARIVRLETAEWLPLGLFYAIQHNTDPMIKDRLLHRIIDEAGLTVGKKGSDLSDPNDALVPIARLEKDFAYFQTEGLLEEGIAHFRARTERYPWFWANWHYLGKLSEMTGNIEEAKYSFMRKAEATASSKAPQKSKQENWHYYLEFCFRNELYDDLRVGIQGAAEAGMADAKLARYRRALQSTEPTSYQAPLEYKPSIYDDSDTEEGEEYVAPNANAGLIGFTFAEPYPENTDWRVYANPEWHGSVSVLPVSKQDPARHEVAVHWSTKDGTQPSSVTLHSENSGIEAVVKLYRTDRSPAPLEHQGPVRLLELYHEIQNRIRRHLVTTLPGEVLAIEAPAGFGVNTLTSEIAGLSNSVQCPIHLVRAPEGTLSSEKIVKWLREVSSKCFTNIPLPVDQSPAGFSRWIEQLRAAPGTHTKQAVVLQGFAEHWNIATHEQVMLLTSFLDLLLKLTDMPELVWIVGSNDLFYLRRQLPHPFWRSLQVLRLPAMNEDLAKRYQQIWFDERKALSETASTLLYQQSGGLAEIYALLLREAARDANGLQQQRILAANVLSVANWTASGATYFSDWARLQLPSNKVARIVLDRLYHGEAFNDHDPDIMYLREIGIVTIRDNVVQISTPLYRPQLAGDEVASDPTEPKSHAVLLVDHENLFLGLKDTAVKNSRPWNDRDGSRIAGIAHKLIEWVKKEHKIISYPLAIANWDNDPFLYHMRPYQGSGFYTMIPEGSKENSADFMIYLECSRLLREHTEVDTVVLVTGDGDFTMLVRSLKSQGKRVRVLAVNGSTSLALRSAVGSDFQFIEPLIES; this comes from the coding sequence ATGATGACCTACGACCCTCAAACGCAAAACAGTACTGAACTGATCGACCGCATCATCGAGCAATCCACTCAGACGCTGGAACTATTAACCAGCGACGATCACGACCAATTAAAAGAACTCTTGATCGCTGCTACCAATACCGTATTAAATTGGCGTCAAAAACCCCTTGAGTTTCATCGTGAGACTGTAATATCCGAAGTCACCGGTTTAGCCTATCGTTTATCGAATGCCTTGTATGAAGAAAGCCAATGGGATGCGTGCGAACGATTATCGTTTTTGTCCTATCAATTAGCCGCCGCCGTCGATTGGCGGGAACGTGCCTTAGGGGCGTTGAAGTTGGCATTGTTGGCGGGAACCTCCCAACAACGGCTTGACGACCTTGACCGCTTGCGCAGCCGTGTCCGGCAACGGATCCGGCGTCTGCTTGGCGTTCAGGCATCGTTTGACCGGTTGCCAAGTGGTATCGATTTGAACCGGTTAGCTGACGACATTGTCTGGAAAATTTGGGATCGGTTGTGGCTTGCTCAAAGTGACGACGATTGCCGCCGAACGTTGTTGCGAAAAAATCTCCGGTTTGGTTGGAACTACACATTCAGTCATGCCGGTCATCCCGCCCGAACGATGTTTCGCGAACAGGCGCGGAGTTTTCTCTCCGGCGATATTGCTGGTCGAATTGCCACCGGTGAGATCGAAGCGGAATGGCGTGATTTATTCGATGAAGAGATGTCGGCGAAGATATCCGAATGGTCAATCACGGTCGATAACGATACTGTAATTGCTCAAATTGGTGGCGTCGCCGAATCGCTGGAAAACCGTTTGACCCGCGGGTTAGAACGTTGGCTCGAATGGTGGCGTCCGTTGAAGACGCTGCGGGAGGGCGACCGCGAAGCGATTGATTTATTCCGCGAAGCGCAACAGAGTTTGTTTGAAGAAGATGCGTTACCGCGTGCGGTCGATACGTTCCGCGCCGCCTTCGATCTTGCTCCAAGCGATTTAGGCGTAAAAGAGTGGTTCGCTTACTCGCTCATTCTTACCCAGGATTATGTTTCCGCCGAGCGGTTGTTGCAACAAATCATCGCCGCCCGCCGCCAGGACTTTGCGACGATTGTTAATCTCGCCGGGATTTATGTTCGTACGGGACGAATGCAGGACGCTGCCGAATTGTTGTGTCCAGTCGAATTATTCGACCGTAATTTGCATCGCCGTCCTTATGTCGCGGCGGTAATGGGTCTACTCCTCTCGCTGAAACGTACCGAGGATTTACCCGCCCGCATCGTCCGGCTGGAAACAGCGGAGTGGTTGCCACTCGGGTTGTTCTATGCAATCCAACACAACACCGATCCGATGATAAAAGATCGATTGCTGCACCGCATCATCGATGAAGCGGGCTTAACAGTCGGTAAAAAAGGGAGTGACCTTTCCGATCCAAACGATGCATTGGTTCCCATCGCACGACTCGAAAAAGATTTCGCTTACTTCCAGACCGAAGGATTACTCGAAGAAGGCATCGCGCATTTCCGTGCTCGTACCGAGCGTTATCCGTGGTTCTGGGCAAATTGGCACTACCTCGGCAAATTAAGCGAAATGACTGGGAACATCGAGGAAGCAAAGTACTCGTTCATGCGGAAAGCGGAAGCGACTGCCTCGAGTAAAGCGCCACAAAAATCGAAACAGGAAAATTGGCATTACTATCTCGAATTCTGTTTCCGGAACGAGTTGTACGACGATTTACGGGTCGGAATTCAAGGGGCTGCCGAAGCGGGGATGGCGGATGCCAAGCTTGCTCGTTACCGCCGCGCACTGCAATCGACCGAACCGACGTCCTATCAAGCGCCGCTCGAGTATAAGCCGTCCATTTATGATGATAGCGATACTGAAGAAGGCGAAGAGTATGTCGCGCCGAATGCGAATGCTGGCTTAATCGGATTCACGTTTGCCGAGCCTTATCCTGAGAATACGGATTGGCGGGTCTATGCGAATCCGGAATGGCATGGCAGCGTTTCGGTACTTCCGGTAAGTAAACAAGACCCCGCTCGTCACGAAGTCGCTGTTCATTGGTCAACCAAAGATGGCACACAGCCCTCATCGGTGACGTTACACTCGGAGAACAGTGGTATCGAAGCCGTGGTCAAATTGTATCGTACTGATCGCTCGCCGGCACCATTAGAGCATCAAGGTCCGGTACGACTCCTCGAATTGTATCACGAAATTCAAAACCGCATCCGCCGCCATCTGGTTACGACACTACCCGGCGAAGTCCTCGCCATCGAAGCTCCTGCTGGCTTTGGCGTGAATACTCTAACGTCCGAAATCGCCGGACTCAGTAACTCGGTGCAATGTCCCATTCACTTGGTTCGTGCACCCGAAGGGACCCTCAGCAGCGAGAAAATCGTAAAGTGGTTACGCGAAGTATCATCGAAGTGCTTTACGAACATCCCGCTTCCCGTTGATCAATCGCCGGCAGGATTCAGCCGATGGATCGAGCAACTTCGCGCGGCGCCCGGCACCCACACCAAGCAAGCAGTAGTGTTGCAAGGATTTGCCGAGCATTGGAACATCGCGACACATGAACAGGTGATGTTACTCACGAGTTTCCTCGACTTGTTACTCAAGCTCACAGATATGCCCGAATTGGTTTGGATCGTTGGCAGTAACGACCTGTTTTACTTGCGGCGCCAACTTCCCCATCCATTCTGGCGGTCGTTGCAGGTGTTGCGGCTCCCCGCCATGAATGAGGACTTGGCAAAACGCTATCAACAGATCTGGTTTGATGAACGCAAAGCGCTCTCTGAAACCGCCTCGACTTTGCTGTACCAACAGAGCGGCGGTTTAGCGGAAATCTACGCGTTACTGTTACGGGAAGCCGCTCGCGATGCGAATGGTTTACAGCAGCAGCGAATTCTTGCCGCGAATGTGTTAAGTGTCGCGAATTGGACCGCATCCGGCGCGACCTATTTCTCCGATTGGGCACGGTTGCAGCTCCCGTCGAATAAAGTAGCGCGGATTGTGCTTGACCGATTGTACCATGGTGAGGCATTCAACGATCACGATCCGGATATCATGTATCTGCGCGAGATTGGAATCGTCACGATTCGTGACAACGTTGTGCAAATATCAACGCCATTATACCGGCCACAATTGGCAGGCGATGAAGTCGCATCCGATCCCACCGAACCGAAATCGCATGCTGTCTTGTTGGTTGATCATGAAAATCTGTTCCTCGGTCTAAAAGACACCGCCGTAAAAAACTCGCGTCCCTGGAACGACCGCGACGGTTCGCGGATCGCCGGGATTGCCCATAAATTGATCGAATGGGTCAAGAAGGAACACAAAATCATTTCCTACCCATTAGCGATTGCGAATTGGGATAACGATCCATTCCTTTATCACATGCGGCCGTATCAGGGTTCCGGGTTTTATACGATGATACCGGAAGGCTCGAAAGAGAACAGCGCCGACTTTATGATTTATCTCGAATGTTCACGTCTCCTGCGCGAACACACGGAGGTGGATACGGTTGTACTTGTGACCGGTGACGGCGATTTCACGATGCTCGTCCGTTCGCTCAAGAGCCAAGGGAAGCGGGTGCGGGTACTGGCGGTGAATGGCAGTACGTCGTTGGCTTTACGCTCCGCGGTCGGCAGCGATTTTCAATTCATCGAACCATTGATTGAGAGTTAA
- a CDS encoding (Fe-S)-binding protein, with protein MNVKLFVPCFVDWLFPDAAWACVKLLERAGCTVRFDPRTTCCGQPAFNSGYPGEAAKVASQLIRLLSEDDLPVVIPSGSCTSMIEKHYAELPLSDNDRILWETLRGRVFEFTQFWVTQLHAPDLLTPFPGKLMLHRSCHGLREIAVTQYTEQILRSIPELELVESNDRDACCGFGGTFSVKFPELSVSMADAKIAKATEQKVEGIVAGDVSCLMHLSTRASKQANPLRFFYVAEVMAGRP; from the coding sequence ATGAACGTCAAACTATTCGTACCGTGCTTTGTCGATTGGCTCTTCCCCGACGCCGCTTGGGCATGTGTAAAACTGCTCGAGCGCGCCGGGTGTACAGTACGATTCGATCCGAGGACGACCTGTTGCGGTCAACCGGCATTCAATTCCGGATATCCCGGCGAGGCGGCAAAGGTCGCATCGCAATTGATCCGGTTGTTATCAGAAGACGATTTACCGGTAGTGATTCCCTCCGGTTCCTGTACTTCGATGATTGAAAAACATTATGCGGAGTTACCGCTCTCTGATAATGATAGAATTTTGTGGGAAACGCTGCGCGGGCGAGTTTTTGAATTCACCCAATTCTGGGTTACACAACTACACGCACCGGATTTGTTAACGCCGTTTCCGGGAAAGCTCATGCTGCACCGTTCCTGTCACGGTCTGCGCGAAATTGCGGTAACGCAATACACTGAACAAATTCTCCGCAGCATTCCCGAACTTGAATTGGTGGAAAGCAACGACCGTGACGCTTGCTGTGGGTTTGGTGGAACCTTCTCGGTGAAATTTCCCGAACTCTCGGTTTCAATGGCGGATGCGAAAATTGCTAAAGCCACCGAGCAGAAAGTCGAAGGAATTGTTGCAGGTGATGTTTCCTGTTTGATGCATCTTTCGACCCGGGCGAGCAAACAAGCGAACCCGTTGCGATTTTTTTATGTCGCGGAAGTGATGGCGGGCAGACCATGA